In Methanobrevibacter thaueri, the genomic stretch TTAAAAATTCTTCAGATATTTCCAAAGGTGGCCTTACATTCATCAATGAACGAAGCAATGCCCTTTTAGAGAAATAATCCTCGGGAACATTGATTTCATCACCACGCTCACCAATCAAATATTTAATTAAAAAATCCAATTGTTCAGTGCTGTTAATTTCAATCTCTCCATGAATCGTTAATAATAATATAATCCCAATCCATTTAAATGATTTTTGTAACTTTTTAGTAACCATTTAAATAATTAATAAATCAATTTAAAATTATGGACACCGATAAAATAGTTTGTCCGGTCGACAGGACCCTGAACCTTTTCAACAAGAAATGGTGCATTCAGATTATTCGGGACATGTTTTTTGGAAAGAAACATTTCAGGGAATTCAAGGAGGATAAGCCTAAGTTGAGCAATAAGGTGCTGTCAAGCTGCCTTAAGGAACTGGAGGAAAACGGCCTAATCGAAAAGAAGGTTCTCGATGACAATCCCCTTTCCACCGAGTATTACTTGACCGAATACGGACAATCTATGAACAGGATTATCTATGAGCTGGCAATGTTTACCTTAAATGACGAAACCAAATATTCAAAAGAAACCCGTGCCGCCCTAAAGGATAATTTTAAGAAGACATTGGAAATTGATGATTGAAATGACTGGTAAAATTTATATTGTTGGAATTGGCCCTGGAGCAAGCGAGTATTTGACTAAAAAAGCTATTGACACTGTTAAAATGAGTGACTATACAGTCGGAAGCACACGTGCAATCGACCTCTTCGATGACGTTCAAAACAAGATTGCATTCAACGTCAAGGATCTGCTCGACAAACTGGAGGAGGGCGTCAAACTTGCGGTTGAGGGAAACACCGTTTCAATTTTATCTACCGGAGACCCTGGCTTTTCAGGTGTGCTGAACACTGTCCTGAGGCTTTCGGACGAAAACGATTTTCCGGAGGAAAACATTGAAGTCATTCCGGGAATCAGTTCACTGCAGCTTGCGGCGGCCGAGTGCCACATACAATGGGACAATGCCAACGTCATGACCTTCCATGGCCGTGAAAACATCGAGGACATTCTGCCGGTCATCAACAATGGAAAGACAACTATTGCACTTCCTTCAAGGAAAGTCAAGGACATGGCACAGTTCCTGCTTGACAACGGCGTTGAGGCCGACCGTGAGGTGACCGTCTGTGAAAGGCTAAGTTACCCAGACGAGAGAATTGTCTCAGCAACATTAAAGGATATTGCAGACAGTGAATTCACCTACATGTGCATTATTGTCATTAAACCTTAATATTTAGGTGTTAAATTCAATATAAATAACTTTTACTATTTATTTTTAAGATTAAAGTTTATATGTTCTAGATAAGATACTTTAATTGCCAATTTCATGAAAATTGGTGATTAAGGTAGATACTATGAACATTAAAATAAACACCATATGTTTCATTCTACTATTCTTTCTTTTAATTTCGGCTGCAAGTGCGGCGGATAGCGATAATGAAACATTAGAAAATGCAAATCAACCTGATCCTAATCAGGACATTGATAACTTGAACGATGAAAAGCTGCAGAGTTGTGAGATTGATGATGCAGTTTCGAAAAGCGTGGAAAGCGAAAGTGAACTTGGAGCCGCAAACTTGCGGTGCTCACTGGTTGAGGGAACCATTAAGGCAACTCAAAAAGTGGCCAAATTAAAGGTTAGCCTAAAGGCTCCGAATGTCAAAATGCACTATAAGGACGGAAGCAAATTCAAGGCCACATTAAAGGACCACAACGGCAAAGCGATGAAAAACGCCAAGGTGAAAATCACGATAAACGGCGAAACCTACAGCAAAAAGACAGACAATAAGGGAACCGCCTCAATTAGCCTGAATCTTAAAAGCGGAACATATAGTGTTGTGACAACCTATGAGGGTTCGGGAATCTATGCCAAAAAGAGCGTGACAAGCAAGGTGACCATCAAAAGCACCATTAAATGCAGTGACATGTCAAAATACTACAAGAACACCGCATCCTACTACTCAACATTTTATGACAAGAAGGGCCATCTCCTGAAAAACACCGGAGTTAAGTTCAAGCTGAAAAGCAAGACATACTCCGTTAAAACAAACAAGAAGGGAGTCGCCAAACTGGCCATTGACCTGAAGCCGGGAAAGTACTCAATAACATCAGCGAATCCAAAAACGTCCGAAAGCGTTACAAAAACGATTACAATCAAATCACTGATTGTGACAAGCGACCTTACCATGAATGATGGTGACGGAAGCAGATTCACTGTTAAAATCCTAAACAGCTACGGCAAGGCATCACCAAATAAAAAGGTGACCATCAAGGCCAATGGAAACACATACACTCCAAAAACCGACAAAAATGGATTGGCATCAGTGCCAATCGATTTTGAAGCGGGAAAATACGGCATCACAACCGAATATGACGGGTTAAGAAACACCAATCAGATAATTGTCAATAAAGTAATAAAGCACACACCATTCAGCCACATTACGCTAATTCCCAATTATGTCAACGTGACAACTCCCTATGTCTTTCACAATTCGGCATATGCCTTGAAAACAGGAATTGACGGAATAATCAGGATGTCAAAAAATGAGGCCTACACAATACAGGTGAGCGAAACAAAAGGATACCTGTTCACACAGGCGCAAATTCCCGGTGTTGACTCCATAATCATAGGCTACAGGACCCATTTAATTCCATTTGATGGAAGTGGAGTCAAAAGCGATTACAACAGAGCCAACCTTAAAGGTGACGGCATCCTGATTTCAAGTGGGGTCAACTACAC encodes the following:
- a CDS encoding winged helix-turn-helix transcriptional regulator, whose protein sequence is MDTDKIVCPVDRTLNLFNKKWCIQIIRDMFFGKKHFREFKEDKPKLSNKVLSSCLKELEENGLIEKKVLDDNPLSTEYYLTEYGQSMNRIIYELAMFTLNDETKYSKETRAALKDNFKKTLEIDD
- a CDS encoding cobalt-precorrin-7 (C(5))-methyltransferase, with amino-acid sequence MTGKIYIVGIGPGASEYLTKKAIDTVKMSDYTVGSTRAIDLFDDVQNKIAFNVKDLLDKLEEGVKLAVEGNTVSILSTGDPGFSGVLNTVLRLSDENDFPEENIEVIPGISSLQLAAAECHIQWDNANVMTFHGRENIEDILPVINNGKTTIALPSRKVKDMAQFLLDNGVEADREVTVCERLSYPDERIVSATLKDIADSEFTYMCIIVIKP